From the Neorhodopirellula lusitana genome, one window contains:
- a CDS encoding amphi-Trp domain-containing protein, with amino-acid sequence MKQTTRFRHESLQDSDSVKTLLNSLVDGIAKGKIALEDEDGTMVIKPKGLSNLKITASQDEKKSRISIRLTWYEDTEPVREKEIKIASK; translated from the coding sequence ATGAAACAAACCACACGATTCCGCCACGAATCCCTGCAGGACTCCGATTCCGTCAAGACGCTGCTCAACTCGCTGGTCGACGGAATCGCCAAAGGAAAGATCGCCCTGGAAGACGAAGATGGCACGATGGTGATCAAACCGAAAGGTCTGTCCAACCTGAAAATCACTGCCTCCCAAGACGAAAAGAAAAGCCGAATCTCCATTCGGCTAACTTGGTACGAGGACACCGAACCGGTTCGGGAAAAAGAGATCAAGATCGCGTCGAAGTGA